DNA from Desulfuromonas thiophila:
GAAACCGCCAGCAGATTATCCGTCCACATGGCCAGCGGGTTGAGACGTTCGAGTTCGGTGGCACTTAGCCCGGCACCGGAAAGCGCCTGTGGCAGCTGCTTGCTGAAAATCCCTGCCGGAATGAAATACATGTTGGCGATGGCGTGCTCGAATCCCGAAGCGACAAACGCCATGATTGGAAAAAAAATCGCCAGAATTTTGCCGCCGATATCTTGTGCCGCCAGAGCCATTACCACGGCCAGACAGACCAGCCAGTTGCAGCAGATGGCTCGGCAGAAATATGCCAGATTGTGCTGAAACGACCAGGCTTCGGCGGCGATCTTGCTGCTGGCGATCTGCAGCGCCGTGCTACCCACTGGGCCATCGAGTAAGCCGCTGCCAGCGGCGATTATCCCAGCCAGAAAGACCGCTCCTGCCAGATTGCCCAGATATACCCACAACCAGTTCCACAGTAGCACCCGCAGCCGGATTTTTCCTTCCAGCCAAGCGGCTGTCATTAACGTATTGCCGGTCCAGAGCTCCGACCCCGGAATGATCACCAGCATCAGACCAAGACTGAACACCGCCCCCGCCAGAAATTTTTTTAGACCGAACCAGCCGATATCGCCAGTGCTGATAACCGTGGCGAGATGAGCCGCAAAACCGATATAGGCACCGGCCAGAAAGCCCAACAATAAAAGGGGCAGCGGTCGTAAAAGGGTCTTGGTCACGCTGGCCTGCATCAGC
Protein-coding regions in this window:
- a CDS encoding formate/nitrite transporter family protein; translation: MPFIAPGQLLPQLMQASVTKTLLRPLPLLLLGFLAGAYIGFAAHLATVISTGDIGWFGLKKFLAGAVFSLGLMLVIIPGSELWTGNTLMTAAWLEGKIRLRVLLWNWLWVYLGNLAGAVFLAGIIAAGSGLLDGPVGSTALQIASSKIAAEAWSFQHNLAYFCRAICCNWLVCLAVVMALAAQDIGGKILAIFFPIMAFVASGFEHAIANMYFIPAGIFSKQLPQALSGAGLSATELERLNPLAMWTDNLLAVSLGNLVGGAFFVAGLYWWAQKLRPER